From Micromonospora rifamycinica, a single genomic window includes:
- a CDS encoding sulfotransferase family protein, which translates to MLAVVVGTGRCGSTLVQELLSRHPGVGFVSGVDDKLSRLNLAGRFNGSLYRRSAPRPAGMTSLRHSRRLLEKGRLRVAPSEAYHLLDRHVVAGFSRPCRDLTAEDLTPYLRRRLRAFFDARIERQGCRLLLHHVTGWPRTGFLRAGYPELRVVNVVRDGRAVTNSWLQMGWWDGWRGPENWFLGPLPTDLRREWEEYDRSFPVLAALGWKMLMDRFAEARAAHPEGQWLDVRYEDLLADPRAEVARMLDFLHLDWSPAFERGFGRYRFHAGRQAAYHGELGDAQLAAVERVLDKPLRQWGYRD; encoded by the coding sequence ATGTTGGCGGTGGTGGTGGGCACCGGGCGGTGCGGCTCGACCCTGGTGCAGGAGTTGCTGTCCCGGCACCCGGGGGTGGGATTCGTCTCCGGCGTCGACGACAAGCTGTCCCGGCTCAACCTCGCCGGCCGGTTCAACGGGTCGCTGTACCGGCGGTCCGCACCCCGCCCGGCCGGGATGACCTCGCTGCGGCACAGCCGCCGGCTGCTGGAGAAGGGTCGGCTGCGGGTCGCCCCGTCCGAGGCGTACCACCTGCTGGACCGGCACGTGGTGGCCGGCTTCTCCCGCCCGTGCCGGGACCTGACCGCCGAGGACCTCACCCCCTACCTGCGGCGGCGGCTGCGCGCCTTCTTCGACGCCCGGATCGAACGGCAGGGCTGCCGGCTGCTGCTGCACCACGTGACCGGATGGCCGAGGACGGGGTTCCTGCGGGCCGGTTACCCGGAGCTGCGGGTGGTCAACGTGGTCCGCGACGGGCGGGCGGTGACCAACTCCTGGCTCCAGATGGGCTGGTGGGACGGCTGGCGCGGGCCGGAGAACTGGTTCCTCGGGCCGCTGCCGACCGACCTGCGCCGGGAGTGGGAGGAGTACGACCGGTCGTTCCCGGTGCTCGCGGCGCTGGGCTGGAAGATGCTGATGGACCGGTTCGCCGAGGCCCGCGCCGCGCACCCCGAGGGGCAGTGGCTCGACGTGCGCTACGAGGACCTGCTCGCCGACCCGCGCGCCGAGGTGGCCCGGATGCTCGACTTCCTCCACCTGGACTGGTCACCGGCGTTCGAGAGGGGATTCGGGCGGTACCGGTTCCACGCCGGGCGGCAGGCCGCCTACCACGGGGAGTTGGGCGACGCGCAGCTCGCCGCCGTGGAGCGGGTGCTGGACAAGCCGCTGCGGCAGTGGGGCTACCGGGACTGA